A single Muntiacus reevesi chromosome 9, mMunRee1.1, whole genome shotgun sequence DNA region contains:
- the LOC136175417 gene encoding olfactory receptor 5T1-like — protein LVDSIFAIYCFWNLKMKTETSGSPSDLDLYRIQIKNRTEVTMFILMDFTDDFKRQIFLFLLFLAIYLFTMIGNLGLVFLVIMDSRLHNPMYYFLTALSLLDACYSSVITPKMLINFLSENKAISFLGCATQMFLFLTCGTTECFILAAMAYDRYVAIYNPLLYLVKMSPRVYVPLIISCYAVGILHATLHTVATFSLSFCASNEIRHVFCDIPPLLAISCSDTRMNQLLVFYFAGSIEISTILIVLISYGFILLAILRMRSAEGRRKVFSTCGSHLTGVSIFHGTVLFMYVRPTSSYALDHDMIVSVFYTIIIPMLNPIIYSLRNKDVKEAMKKVSGKNWFINKVYFSH, from the coding sequence TTGGTGGACTctatttttgccatatattgcttttggaacttaaaaatgaaaactgagacGTCAGGGTCACCATCAGATTTAGATTTATACAGGATTCAGATAAAAAATAGGACTGAGGTCACCATGTTCATACTGATGGACTTTACAGATGATTTTAAGAGGCAAATCTTTCTATTTTTACTATTTCTAGCAATCTATCTTTTTACAATGATCGGGAATTTGGGGTTGGTTTTCTTGGTCATTATGGATTCCCGGCTCCAcaaccccatgtactattttCTGACAGCATTATCATTATTGGATGCCTGCTATTCTTCTGTTATCACACCCAAAATGCTGATCAATTTCCTATCAGAGAATAAAGCCATTTCCTTTCTTGGATGTGCCACACAgatgtttctctttcttacttgtgGGACCACAGAGTGCTTCATCTTGGCCGCAATGGCCTATGATCGCTATGTCGCCATCTACAACCCTCTCCTGTATCTAGTTAAAATGTCACCCAGGGTCTATGTGCCACTTATAATTTCCTGCTATGCTGTTGGCATCTTGCATGCTACTTTGCACACAGTGGCTACTTTCAGCCTCTCCTTCTGTGCCTCCAATGAAATCAGACATGTCTTCTGTGACATCCCTCCCCTCCTCGCTATTTCTTGCTCTGATACTCGCATGAACCAGCTTCTAGTTTTCTATTTTGCAGGCTCTATTGAGATATCCACCATATTGATTGTTCTGATCTCCTATGGTTTCATCCTGTTGGCCATTCTGAGGATGCGTTCTGCTGAAGGGAGAAGGAAAGTCTTTTCTACATGTGGCTCTCACTTAACCGGAGTGTCCATTTTTCATGGCACGGTTCTCTTTATGTACGTGAGACCCACTTCCAGTTACGCCTTGGATCATGACATGATCGTGTCTGTATTTTACACCATCATAATCCCCATGTTGAATCCCATCATCTATAGTTTGAGGAACAAAGATGTCAAAGAGGCAATGAAGAAAGTGTCTGGGAAAAATTGGTTTATCAACAAAGTATATTTTTCACACTAA